In the genome of Populus nigra chromosome 19, ddPopNigr1.1, whole genome shotgun sequence, the window AGGGCTCAATATGCTTGGATCCATCCATTTGCTGAACCTAAATAGACAAACGATTGGCAAGCTACCTAACCCCGTGTCCCTAGGTCAACCACGAGCCAAGTCGAAAAGAACATGGATCCCGCGAGCTATGAAACCTAATGTACTCGTGTTCAGTCACGTGTTGAGCCGAAGTGAATGTAAGCCTAGTGAGCTGCCACACCCGATATACTTGTGTTCATTTATGTGTTAAGCTCAAGTAAACATGGATCTAGCGATATAACAGACTCGATACTCTTGGAGTCAGTCACGTGTTAAATGCAAGTGAACATGGGTCTAATGAGCTGCCAAACCCAGTATCTCTTGGGTCAGCCATATGCTGAGACCAGGTGGATGTGAGCTTAGCGAGCTGTCAAACCCACCCATGCTGCCAAGCCCAATTATTATGGAGGTTGTTATAGGCCCATGTTAGAATCATAAGGctccatttatttattcttaagacTTTTAACATGAAATGTTTGTGTCAGAGATATTTGTCTCATTTCATGTACAGGTGTATAAAAACTCTTTCAATAGCCTACCATATTTTCATCTTATTAATGATGTACAAGAGATATTTGTCTTTCATTAATGTTGTATagagatatttatctctcattaatatCAACATGAGAAAATAACTCTCCAACTCCTCCACTCcatcaaaacaacaaagttTAAGAATTACAAATATCTCATGAGCTATACGGGTAAGAGGTTCATAATTTCTTCCTTGTAAGTATTTATGCTTTAATTCCCGTAACATTTATtatacacaaataaaaaataaacatttttatttttaaaatttaaatcttattcttttatttatgataatcttttattaaaaaatcactaACTTCAGGAACCTTAAGCCTCATCAAAAGGATAAACTGTATTTTAAATGATGTCTGTTGAAGGAGaaactatatttttcaatagCCTAGTGGTTTGGGTGGTTTTCGGGGACAAGGCTGATATAGTTTGTCTTTTATGGGTGCCAAATTTATGGGCATgtgactttctttttttcagttgTTTTGCCCGTCTTGGGTATTTTATGCCTTCTTCATTCTGCtcatcacaaaataaaaataaaaaaaaaaaacaacaaagaaaccaccaacaaaatagtaaaaataaacacattaaattagtttttgatttttctagtttttaattcaaaaaaaaaaaacaaacgaaaccaattatttgttttgaactgatttttttgttcaatccaAGTGATATTATCAAGAAATAACAtttcttgatttgattgaatttcTTGAGGAATCCGGACCGTGAACACCCTTTACCTATCCTTACTTCTTGagctccaatatatatatatatatatatatatatatatatatatatatatatatatatatatatatatatatatattaacctgaacatataattaattactatCCACAACAAATGATCTCATTACCAAGtatattagattttgaattaTCATTATACAAGAATGATGTCTCTTATGCCTCTCGACGAGACATACACTAGGATTTTTGTCTTCAGTAGTGTTGCTATTGCTAAACGTTAAAAGAGATGCTTGAGAATTTTAAAGAAGAATCAGTatcttaaattgaaaaaaagattttatttttgtttgcttgtttcGAATGACTTCACGAAGAAAAAGacccccttcttcttctttttttaatgttgatttttttaggcaTGTTGAACTTTTATTTGCTTGATATTGtgtaggtttttctttttaattattaaaatgggTGTCTAGATCATTTTATatgtacctcaactaatccaACGAGctttaaagttaacgaccatgtaagccttaaAGTTTACAACCACAAAACTCGAACTTGAAACCACAGAAAAAGCAAATTTCTTACCACCGGACCACCTACTAAATAATTCATTGTATTGCTTATTGCCTACATGAATTGTTGATCAAAATTAGGTATgttcaaataatatatttgaactttaaattaaaaattgtggattttgtttaaaataaaataatattaataatattttttacaaaaaaaaatatatctcttcattatattaaaaaaatatttttaaagttagaaTACATATTATAATCCACACTgcaaatattaaacaaaacataaatataattgtttataGTATATTATTCTATCTTATACCtactaaacataaaataaaatagattatttAGTCCACTACACtccaatcataaaatataatatttatttatacagctcattcttattatatttattttaattaatactgtCATGCGcacctattattattttttattaatataaatatccgAACCAATTATCCCTAGAAATTATACCCCACTGACTCCCTGCAAGCAGGAGAGTGGGGGTACAACCCCTCCAAAAGGTCTACCTTCCTCGCGTTTCCAAGATGGGAAAACGATTGATAGGAAGCCACCAATGCAAAGATAATGAGAAGTTAACGTGACGTGGGAGCACAAATTCTCGGGTTTACAAAGACAAGGCGACCAGGTCTTTCTGTTCTTTGCATCTAGAGATCTAATTAGAAAAAGAAGTTCTACTTTGTTTATCTTGAAATTCAGATTTCAGGGACAGGtaatttctttactttttatCAATTGGTATGGAGAAACTACCTTCATAGATCCATAAAGATCTGAATTTTAGGTGAAACCCAGTTAAACTAAGTCCAGGGTCCCAGTTTAAACCTCCTCTAGATCCTGTCCGTGTGGATGGGTGAAGAGGGAAGTGATGCAGAGAACAAAGCTAAAACAAGTCCAAAACTAACACTATTGCCTCTTATTGCTCTGATATTCTATGATGTATCGGGGGGTCCATTTGGTGTAGAGGATTCTGTGAGGGCTGGAGGTGGCCCTTTATTGTCTTTGCTTGGTTTCTTGATATTCCCTTTAATTTGGAGTATACCAGAAGCTCTAGTCACAGCAGAGCTTGCCACAAGTTTCCCTGGGAATGGTGGGTATGTTATTTGGATATCTTCAGCTTTTGGTCCCTTCTGGGGTTTCCAAGAAGGATTTTGGAAATGGTTTAGTGGGGTTATGGATAATGCCCTTTACCCTGTGTTGTTTCTTGATTACTTGAAACATTCATTCCCTATTTTTAACCAATCAATAGCTCGAATTCCTTCTCTTTTAGGCATTACAGTTTCTTTGACATATTTGAATTACAGAGGTCTGCATATTGTTGGATTTTCAGCAGTTTCCCTTGCTGTTTTTTCACTTTGTCCATTTGTTGTAATGGGTCTTCTTTCCATTCCTCGAATTAGGCCTAAACAATGGCTAGTTGTAGATTTTAAGAAAGTAGATTGGAGGGGATATTTTAATTGCATGTTTTGGAACCTGAATTATTGGGATAAGGCTAGTACTCTAGCAGGGGAGGTTGAAAACCCTAGCAAGGCATTCCCAAAGGCACTTTTTGGCGCTGTGATTTTGGTGGTTTCTTCATACTTAATTCCACTTCTTGCTAGCACGGGGGCATTGAAGTCGCCTTCTAGTCAATGGAGTGATGGGTACTTTGCAGAAGTTGGGATGTTGATTGGAGGGGTTTGGCTCAAATGGTGGATCCAAGCAGCTGCTGCTATGTCTAACTTGGGATTGTTTGAAGCAGAAATGAGTGGTGATGCTTTTCAACTTCTTGGTATGAGTGAGATGGGAATGCTTCCATCTATATTTGCTTCAAGGTCAGTCAATctgtctcaatttttttcttcactgaTTTGAATTTCAATAATTGCTGCTTTTCTTTCTGATTGGAAATTAATCTATTATGAAGCAACACAAGCAAAATATCCGCCATGATCTATTTCAATTATTTCCGAGACAATGTTATCAGGGCGATGCTAAGGCATAAATGCTGcgcatcaatttatttttcagtatttgaaATTCAAGTTTTGTTATATTGGCCAAATAAGCCCTATTAGTGCACCTTAAGGATGCGGGTTCCTAATCAAATTGATCGAACCATTTATGCTTTCCAGGTCCAAATTTCAAACATAATCAACTAGACCATAAATATTGTGTAAAGTTTGTTCAAAATGGAAAAATTTACATCATTTGAGTGCTTTAATGTGTTTCTGCAGGTCCAAATATGGAACTCCCACCTTTAGCATTTTGTGCTCTGCTACCGGAGTAATCTTCCTGTCTTGGATGAGTTTTCAGGAAATCCTGGAATTTCTGAACTTCTTATATGCTATAGGAATGCTCCTTGAGTTTGCGGCTTTCATAAAATTGAGGATAAAGAAGCCAGAACTCCATAGGCCTTATAAAGTTCCCCTGCAAACATTTGGTGCAGCACTGCTTTGCCTGCCTCCTGCTTTGTTACTTGTTCTGGTTATGTGCCTGGCTTCTATGCGGACATTCTTAGTTAGCGGTGTGGTTATTCTTCTGGGGTTCCTCTTATATCCGACTTTAGTTCATGCCAAGGACAGGAAATGGGCCAAATTTGATACAGAAGAACCGGGATTGCCTTCCAACACATCACGGGAAGAGAACTCGGTTTTCCTACATCCACATCAGCAGGTAGCAGATGAGGCTTCAGTCAGCCTTCTTTCTGATTTGCCATCAACAGAACTGGGCCAGGAAAGCTGTGAAGTTTTGGTGGAAGGAGTTCTAAAATCCGAATGAGAatctttgtatatttttgtacTGGTAATCATACACAAAATTCTGCTCAATACTCCcactaatttataaaataagattatgaTCTTCATGACTTGCAAACTGTTTCTATCATAAAGTGCCATATGATGTCCTTGAAGAGCAAAAGTATTTTGATGTCTTGTTAGGTGAGTTTTTCACAATGAGCTCTTGGAAATTCTGTAAAACAGTTCTTGCCACCAAGTAACTTTACGGCAGAAAAGGGCGtgtttaaatttataacaaacAAGCTTTGAGCCTTCGTGATTTGAGATCAATATTTGCACGACTGGCAGTTGGAAACGATTTCTAGTGCTTTTGAGAGAGAAATTTTGTGCTCGGTGATTTTCCTGTTGGCATCCAAGTGATACTTGGAGAAAACTTTTCAATGAACTGCTGCTGACTGGAACACCCCTTGTATGAGTTTTCAGTTTTCACCGTTTAGATCATGCTTCTATAGGGAAAATGCGAATGCTAGTAAATAAAAGGAGacgataaaatcaaattatattgtaGGAAATATCTAATTGACTCAAATACACAATagggttttatttaaaattatatatactttaaaacaataaggagtagggttttatttaaaacaattatgattTCACTTTATGAAATCTTGATTAAACATAATCAATAcatgtttataaatttatctaGAATTGACTTTTGGGCATGTAAGGTATGAAGGAATAGGGAAGCCCAagggcatatatatatatatatatatatatatatatatatatatatatatatatatatatatatatattatcgatCTGGGATGGTTTtaattttgagtaaaaaatgatgcaattgttataatttaaatcaatttatttatctcatGGGTTAAGGTTCTTATACCAGTCTAAgtccatgtatttattgtatttaaaaattaggcaaaaaaagaaaagaaaaaacagagaggcTATGTTTCCTTTAACCCAAACCAATTTCCATAGGTTTTAATTAGACCGAACCTAAACCTAATTAACCTGGATTCTAACTTAAGCTCAAAATGTTATCAAATTGATTATTCATTTATAATGCCCAATTTCtgattggtttttaattataaccTAATTCAGTTTTATTAGGCTAATTGACTAATTATTATTAGCCTTAAACCTTTAACCCAATAACCTATATAAAAGATTTAGCCCAGCCAAAATTTTCATTAaccaaacttttattttgatgGGTTTCTATCCAATCCTAGACCAATTTTAATTCAACCTAAGTTTAAAAAGCATACaaccaattttaattttttattattatttaatactaGCATATGCTATATTTTTATGTGTACTTGCAAGGAAAATATTTATGCTGTAGCCAGGTGGTGAGAGTCAGTTACTTGTTCATGGGAGGTCACGGGTTTAAGTCTTAACAGCCACATAATAATTTTCAAGCAGTGTTATAATCCATACATAATATAAATTCAAGTactactatttatttatttattatattattccaATGAGAaactaaataatcaaataaaatcattaaaatataatttaaattcataaatctgagattaaaaataatatttgaatagaaaaacatgaaagattCAACTGATTTCACAATAGAAAAATACAcacatcctctctttttttacctCTGAACAATAATCATATTGTTGTCtgcaaaatctaaaaaactatacgtacaactatttttttcaagtagaGATAGAGTTTTTAgcatgatatatttttctattaattgtGACTCAATGGTTCACATATATACattgattattcttttattaagaataaatttttcaagtaataaaaatattagttttttattgttttaaataaaataattattattgtgtgtgtgttttataattttaaataaaatcatattgtgtAATTGAGTCATTAACGACTCTTAGTGGTTGCTATGTGTGAGGTTAAGATTGAgccataaaaa includes:
- the LOC133680396 gene encoding probable polyamine transporter At3g19553 → MGEEGSDAENKAKTSPKLTLLPLIALIFYDVSGGPFGVEDSVRAGGGPLLSLLGFLIFPLIWSIPEALVTAELATSFPGNGGYVIWISSAFGPFWGFQEGFWKWFSGVMDNALYPVLFLDYLKHSFPIFNQSIARIPSLLGITVSLTYLNYRGLHIVGFSAVSLAVFSLCPFVVMGLLSIPRIRPKQWLVVDFKKVDWRGYFNCMFWNLNYWDKASTLAGEVENPSKAFPKALFGAVILVVSSYLIPLLASTGALKSPSSQWSDGYFAEVGMLIGGVWLKWWIQAAAAMSNLGLFEAEMSGDAFQLLGMSEMGMLPSIFASRSKYGTPTFSILCSATGVIFLSWMSFQEILEFLNFLYAIGMLLEFAAFIKLRIKKPELHRPYKVPLQTFGAALLCLPPALLLVLVMCLASMRTFLVSGVVILLGFLLYPTLVHAKDRKWAKFDTEEPGLPSNTSREENSVFLHPHQQVADEASVSLLSDLPSTELGQESCEVLVEGVLKSE